The Brasilonema sennae CENA114 genome includes a region encoding these proteins:
- a CDS encoding RNA-guided endonuclease InsQ/TnpB family protein: protein MLSLTYSYRIYPDAAQEARILTWMESCRKVYNYALRERKDWISSRKCAVNACSIRSEYIIPADTPYPDYYKQQNALTPIKKDNPELQDVQSQVLQDALKRLDKAFKFMMERGFGFPRFKKFGQYRSFVFPQFKSNPVTGFQIKLPKIGAVPINLHRPIPDGFVVKQVRVINKASGWYAQLVLQSDVSVPDILPNSSSIGIDVGLEKFLAASNGLLVERPRFFNSLQSELRWLQRKLKNKTKGSANYRKVQHKIRRLYERIYDTRKQFHINTAHALCNGVGMVFAEDVNLKATSRGMLAKHCLDEPVRCGGSPRCSTWRAAWGSFLEILSWVCWKRRVYFAKVNPNGTSQTCPQCGNHTGKKKLFERVHVCHECGYTTDRDVAAAMVVEQRGLAAAGLAVKLPVEVTLTPGISV, encoded by the coding sequence ATGCTTTCGTTGACTTACAGCTACCGGATTTACCCAGACGCCGCTCAAGAAGCAAGAATCCTAACTTGGATGGAATCGTGCCGTAAGGTGTACAATTATGCTTTGCGAGAACGAAAAGACTGGATAAGTTCTAGAAAGTGTGCGGTCAACGCTTGTTCTATTCGCTCCGAATATATCATCCCTGCTGACACGCCATACCCTGACTATTACAAACAACAGAATGCGCTGACGCCAATTAAAAAGGATAATCCAGAGCTTCAAGATGTTCAATCTCAAGTGTTGCAAGACGCACTGAAACGACTTGATAAAGCATTCAAGTTCATGATGGAGCGCGGTTTTGGATTCCCTCGGTTTAAAAAGTTTGGTCAGTATCGTTCTTTTGTGTTTCCACAGTTTAAATCTAACCCTGTTACGGGTTTTCAAATTAAACTGCCAAAAATTGGGGCAGTGCCAATCAATTTGCATCGCCCAATTCCTGATGGATTTGTAGTCAAACAGGTCAGGGTTATCAATAAAGCATCGGGATGGTACGCTCAATTGGTTCTGCAATCTGATGTTTCCGTACCTGACATTCTGCCGAATAGTAGTTCTATAGGCATTGATGTTGGGTTGGAGAAGTTTTTGGCTGCGTCTAATGGATTATTGGTAGAAAGACCCCGGTTTTTCAATTCTTTGCAAAGCGAGCTTAGATGGCTGCAACGCAAGTTGAAAAACAAAACTAAAGGCTCTGCCAATTACCGAAAAGTGCAGCATAAAATACGTAGATTGTATGAACGTATTTATGATACGCGCAAACAGTTCCATATCAATACTGCTCACGCACTTTGCAATGGTGTAGGTATGGTTTTCGCTGAAGACGTCAACCTTAAAGCAACAAGTCGAGGTATGTTAGCAAAGCATTGCCTTGATGAGCCAGTGCGTTGCGGGGGTTCCCCCCGTTGTAGCACCTGGCGTGCTGCTTGGGGTAGTTTCCTAGAAATCCTTTCCTGGGTTTGTTGGAAACGCAGGGTCTATTTCGCTAAAGTCAATCCGAATGGGACTAGTCAAACCTGCCCTCAATGCGGAAACCATACCGGGAAAAAGAAATTGTTTGAACGTGTTCACGTGTGTCATGAATGTGGATATACAACAGACCGCGATGTTGCTGCCGCTATGGTGGTAGAACAAAGAGGTCTTGCAGCTGCGGGACTCGCAGTCAAGCTGCCTGTGGAGGTAACGCTAACGCCGGGGATTTCGGTCTAG
- a CDS encoding extracellular solute-binding protein: MERRSFLLGTSTLALSQLLVGCANNKQVLNVEILQGSIPGQIVNQFSRLQPKVQLKFTPVEQLHDLFQQLQTWQKKTNSTDEEGWRRFVPFVKSQKVTKADLVTLGDYWISYAIEKKLIQPLDVTKIKQWSGLPKKWQELVTRNDKGLVDTKGNVWAVPYRWGSTVMIYRRDKFQELGLTPPRDWSDLWNEKLQGRISLLNQPREVIGLVLKKVGKSYNTENLNTVPNLEKELQLLNQQVKFYDSTRYLEPLLIGDTWLAVGWSSDVVSMIGRYPQLEVVVPQSGTALSADVWVTPADQGKQSFLYQWIDFCLNPDVAEKISLLTKTNSPIPTKITAADFQEPLRSLLPMKPEVFEKSEFLLPFSQLVTDQYESLFAKMKG; the protein is encoded by the coding sequence ATGGAGCGACGGTCTTTTTTGCTAGGTACAAGTACACTCGCGCTTTCACAACTGCTTGTTGGGTGTGCTAACAACAAACAAGTGTTAAACGTGGAAATATTGCAAGGTTCAATCCCTGGTCAGATAGTTAATCAATTCAGCCGCTTGCAACCCAAAGTGCAATTAAAATTTACTCCTGTAGAGCAATTACACGATTTATTTCAACAATTGCAAACTTGGCAGAAAAAAACGAATAGCACTGATGAGGAAGGATGGCGTCGCTTCGTACCATTTGTGAAATCTCAAAAAGTTACCAAAGCTGATTTAGTCACTTTAGGAGATTACTGGATAAGTTATGCAATTGAGAAGAAACTCATACAACCACTGGATGTGACAAAGATAAAACAGTGGTCTGGTTTGCCCAAAAAATGGCAGGAATTGGTAACACGTAACGACAAAGGTTTGGTGGATACCAAAGGAAACGTTTGGGCTGTTCCTTACCGTTGGGGTAGTACGGTGATGATTTATCGCCGAGATAAGTTCCAAGAATTAGGTTTGACGCCGCCGAGAGATTGGAGTGATTTATGGAATGAGAAACTCCAAGGGCGCATTTCTCTTTTAAATCAACCACGGGAAGTTATTGGTCTAGTTTTAAAAAAGGTGGGAAAATCTTACAATACAGAAAACTTAAATACAGTTCCAAATTTAGAAAAGGAATTACAACTATTAAATCAACAGGTAAAATTTTACGATTCTACTAGATACTTGGAACCTCTACTTATTGGGGATACTTGGTTAGCAGTTGGCTGGTCAAGCGATGTTGTATCAATGATTGGGCGCTATCCACAACTTGAGGTGGTAGTTCCTCAGTCAGGTACAGCACTTTCGGCAGATGTATGGGTAACTCCCGCAGATCAAGGTAAGCAATCTTTTTTATATCAATGGATAGATTTTTGTTTAAACCCTGACGTTGCTGAAAAAATATCTTTACTAACTAAAACAAATTCACCAATTCCCACAAAAATTACTGCTGCTGATTTTCAAGAACCTTTACGCAGCTTGTTACCTATGAAACCTGAAGTGTTTGAGAAAAGTGAATTTTTACTTCCTTTTTCTCAATTAGTAACGGATCAATATGAATCTTTATTCGCCAAAATGAAGGGGTGA